One Sodalinema gerasimenkoae IPPAS B-353 DNA segment encodes these proteins:
- a CDS encoding response regulator: MASEQSQIMGFFIEESRDHLGTIERGLLNLGSTLDDREMLDEVFRAAHSVKGGAAMLGLRGIQTVSHRLEDCFKILKDNPIAADHRLESLFLQIFDSLQELVDRLQSPEGLDEQDSERVIADVEPVCEELSTYINCLSRGEVPPEPSTPLKATSLPVTSPLSTQSEEDSALQLIMTSDVLARLREMLQLFKQPDGPETRQSLRQLCKLLAQVGEQFELESWTDLVKTAQQAITDTNNTFASLAAVIIKDLKQGQELVLANRDGDIAPSAALLDLVPASTQAGPATQDINQPPEVRSPQPQSSPSTGGHPKPGKASPHGPQVGGSELSSLADLFEGDNDDLDEWEEVTHFDPSGMSDPHHAEQVSEDDSEFSDFFLDDNSSDSEPADEADEAFLDDDLFDDDLDDDTSATEPEPQLAEAGLDVFGDQLNDEQKEQELQDLLDLGTDEMLNEPSPAPAAEADSDLLDLLEFEEGEPDETSSLGKSLSLGDESTAELEALFGNADRPSWNSTDSESDLQFDDIFAVDESQEIPPENVEEGEDFDFKLDFDLDAEEATEPDTAPVVPDDEDLNFDDLEFEDEAGEDATSGVAQATAETAGLELDEFELDFDLDAEPEAESSGVETSDDELDFDLDAEPEAESSGGETSDDDLDFDLDAFNLEAEPEPDSSGMETSDDDLNFDLDAFNLEAESEPDSSGDETSDDDLNFDLDGFNLDADPEPEEEESEFSLEFDDEEEAVSDEAQGLDLDSFDLEPFAEDHEEVEGVEELSLDDLLGEEYDDEEISNSPFPPETQPEPHASEEDEFSFDDVFGDGFLDDETSAPEEFGEATRTQTTAASMGVAPETEISFVNDFPELQVLLSIAPQFLGEDGFDQLADYLDQMGSSASSSAGEGEMDEFKDLEDLLDLDGTSTPGATSRPPQKASETSSAPTTGRPSGGGGRAKRTTRPAFEQTMRVPIKQLDNLSNLVGELVVNRNSLEQDQERLRQFLDNLLHQVSQLTEVGQRMQDLYERTLLEMALLASRQHRKSLHAAESRARNSSDPGLVTQGQMQAQAHHPHEDGEYDALEMDRFTAFHEQAQDIIELIVRVRESASDIEFLVDENDQVTRQLRQITTQLQEGLTRSRMVPFSNAADRLPRGVRDNALKFGKQVDLQVDGRDTLIDRMILEHLTDPLTHLVNNAIAHGIETPEERQAKGKPPTGKITISTFHQGNQTIIAIADDGAGIDTERVKNKALQKGLITAQQSQGMTRLDIYDLLLLPGFSTRDKADDLAGRGVGMDVVNTKLNEIRGVVSTDSTLGKGTTFTIRLPLTLSISKALCCISDRAPIAFPMDGVGEVLDNLPVDRIVTEADGRAFVQWRDRQVPYQPLRELFTYNRTSRRSQMYGATMEDDTISVVILRSAGSYLAISVDQIVGEQEIVIKQLEGPIPKPTGITGATVMGDGRIVPIADVLELIDLSMGRVRHDSSNLLWNAEELAAQEVGFVDEEKAEPLVLIVDDSITVRELLSMTFKKSGYRVEQARDGQEAWEKLRSGLPCELVFCDMEMPRMNGMELLERMYHDEYLSDLPIAMLTSRTAEKMKRKAADLGARGYFTKPYLEEVLLDAAARMLNGEVLMSASEPVGSSE; this comes from the coding sequence ATGGCATCAGAACAATCACAAATCATGGGATTCTTCATCGAAGAATCACGGGATCATCTCGGAACCATCGAGCGCGGCTTGCTCAATCTGGGAAGCACCCTCGACGATCGCGAAATGCTCGACGAGGTGTTCCGCGCGGCCCATTCCGTCAAAGGGGGGGCCGCCATGTTGGGCCTACGGGGAATTCAAACCGTGTCCCATCGCCTCGAAGACTGTTTCAAAATCCTCAAAGATAACCCCATTGCTGCGGACCATCGGCTTGAGTCACTGTTTCTACAAATCTTTGATAGTCTGCAAGAACTCGTCGATCGCCTGCAAAGTCCCGAGGGCTTAGACGAGCAGGATTCTGAGCGGGTGATTGCCGATGTGGAGCCAGTCTGTGAAGAACTCAGCACCTACATTAACTGTCTATCTCGGGGTGAAGTGCCGCCGGAACCCTCGACTCCCCTCAAGGCCACCTCACTGCCGGTAACCAGCCCCCTGTCCACCCAATCCGAAGAAGACAGCGCCCTGCAATTGATTATGACCAGCGATGTGCTGGCCCGATTGCGGGAGATGCTGCAACTGTTTAAGCAGCCCGATGGCCCCGAAACTCGCCAATCCTTGCGCCAACTCTGTAAACTCTTGGCCCAAGTAGGGGAACAGTTTGAGTTGGAATCCTGGACTGATTTGGTCAAAACCGCACAGCAGGCGATCACCGATACGAACAACACCTTTGCCAGCTTAGCTGCCGTCATTATCAAAGACCTGAAACAGGGACAAGAACTGGTCTTAGCTAACCGAGACGGGGACATTGCCCCCAGTGCCGCCTTACTAGATCTCGTGCCTGCTTCAACCCAAGCCGGTCCCGCCACCCAGGATATCAATCAGCCCCCCGAAGTGCGATCGCCCCAACCCCAATCATCTCCCAGCACAGGAGGGCATCCCAAACCCGGCAAAGCTTCACCCCACGGCCCTCAGGTGGGTGGCTCAGAACTGAGCAGTCTGGCCGATTTATTTGAAGGGGACAACGACGACCTCGATGAATGGGAAGAGGTGACCCACTTCGACCCCTCTGGCATGAGTGATCCCCACCATGCTGAGCAGGTCAGCGAGGATGATAGTGAGTTTTCCGATTTCTTTCTTGACGACAACAGCTCAGACTCTGAGCCTGCGGATGAGGCAGATGAGGCGTTTCTCGATGATGATCTCTTTGACGACGACTTGGACGACGACACCTCAGCCACTGAACCGGAACCGCAGTTAGCCGAAGCGGGGCTAGATGTTTTCGGGGACCAGCTGAATGATGAGCAGAAGGAGCAGGAACTTCAGGATTTGCTCGATCTTGGAACTGACGAGATGCTCAACGAGCCAAGTCCGGCCCCTGCGGCAGAGGCGGACTCAGATCTTCTGGATTTATTAGAGTTTGAGGAAGGGGAGCCGGACGAGACGAGTTCCTTGGGGAAAAGCCTCAGTTTGGGAGATGAGAGTACCGCCGAACTCGAAGCCTTATTTGGGAATGCCGATAGGCCGAGTTGGAATTCTACTGACTCTGAGTCAGATTTGCAGTTTGACGATATCTTTGCCGTGGATGAGTCTCAAGAGATACCCCCTGAGAATGTTGAGGAAGGGGAAGACTTTGACTTTAAGTTAGACTTCGATCTCGATGCAGAAGAAGCCACTGAGCCTGACACGGCTCCCGTGGTCCCCGATGACGAAGACTTAAACTTTGATGACCTGGAGTTTGAGGATGAGGCCGGGGAGGACGCAACCTCTGGGGTGGCTCAGGCCACAGCGGAAACGGCAGGATTAGAGTTAGACGAGTTTGAGTTGGACTTCGATTTAGACGCTGAGCCTGAAGCGGAGTCCTCTGGAGTGGAGACCTCTGATGATGAACTCGACTTCGATTTAGATGCTGAGCCTGAAGCGGAGTCCTCTGGGGGTGAGACCTCCGATGATGACCTCGATTTTGATTTAGACGCCTTTAATTTGGAGGCTGAGCCTGAACCAGACTCTTCTGGGATGGAGACCTCTGATGACGACCTCAACTTTGATTTAGACGCCTTTAATTTGGAGGCTGAGTCTGAACCAGACTCCTCTGGGGATGAGACCTCCGATGATGACCTCAACTTTGATTTAGACGGCTTTAATTTAGATGCTGACCCCGAACCGGAAGAGGAGGAGTCGGAGTTTAGTTTAGAGTTTGACGATGAGGAGGAGGCGGTATCTGATGAGGCTCAGGGGCTAGATCTCGATAGCTTTGATTTGGAGCCTTTTGCAGAAGATCACGAGGAGGTTGAAGGGGTTGAGGAGTTGTCCCTCGATGACCTATTGGGGGAGGAATATGACGACGAGGAGATCAGCAATTCCCCATTTCCTCCAGAGACTCAGCCAGAACCCCACGCCTCAGAAGAGGATGAGTTCAGCTTTGATGACGTGTTTGGTGATGGGTTCCTAGACGACGAGACGTCGGCCCCTGAGGAATTCGGTGAGGCAACTCGGACTCAGACAACGGCAGCATCCATGGGAGTTGCCCCTGAGACGGAAATCAGTTTTGTCAATGACTTTCCTGAATTGCAAGTGCTGTTGAGTATTGCACCGCAATTTTTAGGGGAGGATGGCTTCGACCAATTAGCCGACTATTTGGATCAGATGGGTTCCTCGGCCTCGTCATCGGCCGGCGAGGGAGAAATGGATGAGTTTAAGGATCTCGAAGATCTCTTAGATCTCGATGGAACCTCGACCCCAGGAGCTACGAGCCGACCTCCCCAGAAGGCCAGTGAAACGTCTTCAGCCCCGACTACGGGCCGTCCATCTGGGGGCGGTGGCCGGGCCAAACGAACCACGCGGCCAGCCTTTGAGCAAACGATGCGGGTTCCCATTAAACAACTGGATAATTTGAGTAACCTGGTTGGGGAGTTGGTGGTCAATCGTAATAGCTTGGAACAGGACCAAGAACGGTTACGACAGTTTCTCGATAATTTGTTGCACCAAGTCAGCCAACTGACGGAAGTGGGGCAACGGATGCAAGATTTGTATGAGCGAACTCTGCTGGAGATGGCACTGTTGGCTAGTCGCCAACATCGCAAGTCCCTCCATGCGGCTGAGTCAAGAGCCAGGAATAGTAGCGACCCAGGGTTGGTGACTCAGGGACAGATGCAAGCACAAGCCCATCATCCCCATGAGGATGGGGAATATGATGCCCTGGAGATGGACCGCTTTACGGCGTTCCATGAACAGGCTCAAGATATTATCGAGTTGATTGTGCGGGTGCGAGAGTCGGCCTCGGATATTGAGTTCTTGGTGGATGAGAATGACCAGGTCACTCGCCAATTACGGCAGATTACGACTCAACTGCAAGAAGGGTTGACGCGATCGCGCATGGTTCCCTTTTCCAATGCCGCTGACCGTTTGCCCCGGGGGGTGCGGGATAATGCCCTCAAGTTTGGCAAGCAGGTGGATTTACAGGTCGATGGTCGCGATACTCTGATTGACCGGATGATTCTGGAACATTTGACTGACCCCTTGACACATTTGGTAAATAATGCCATAGCTCACGGCATTGAAACCCCAGAGGAACGGCAAGCGAAAGGCAAACCCCCCACGGGAAAAATTACCATTAGTACCTTCCACCAAGGCAACCAGACGATTATTGCCATTGCCGATGATGGGGCAGGGATTGACACGGAGAGGGTCAAAAATAAAGCTCTGCAAAAGGGGTTAATTACGGCGCAACAGTCCCAGGGCATGACTCGTTTGGATATTTATGATCTGTTGTTGTTGCCTGGGTTTAGTACCCGTGATAAGGCCGATGACTTGGCCGGACGGGGTGTGGGTATGGATGTGGTTAACACCAAACTCAATGAAATTCGCGGGGTGGTGAGTACCGATTCAACGTTAGGGAAAGGCACAACCTTTACCATTCGTTTGCCGTTAACCCTGAGTATTTCCAAAGCCCTATGTTGTATTAGCGATCGCGCCCCCATTGCCTTCCCGATGGATGGGGTTGGGGAAGTGTTGGATAATCTGCCCGTCGATCGCATTGTCACAGAAGCCGATGGACGGGCCTTTGTCCAATGGCGCGATCGCCAGGTTCCCTATCAGCCGCTGCGAGAGTTGTTTACCTACAACCGCACTTCGCGGCGATCGCAGATGTATGGAGCCACAATGGAGGACGATACGATTTCCGTGGTGATTCTGCGATCGGCCGGCAGTTATTTGGCCATCTCCGTCGATCAAATCGTCGGGGAACAGGAAATCGTGATCAAACAACTCGAAGGCCCGATTCCTAAACCCACGGGAATTACGGGGGCTACGGTGATGGGGGATGGACGCATTGTCCCCATTGCCGATGTTCTGGAGTTGATTGATCTCTCGATGGGCCGAGTTCGTCATGACTCAAGTAATCTGCTTTGGAACGCCGAAGAGTTGGCGGCCCAGGAGGTTGGATTTGTTGATGAAGAGAAGGCAGAACCCTTAGTCTTGATTGTGGATGACTCGATCACGGTTCGCGAGTTGTTATCAATGACGTTCAAGAAGTCTGGCTATCGTGTCGAACAGGCCCGGGATGGCCAGGAGGCCTGGGAAAAACTGCGATCGGGCTTACCCTGTGAATTGGTCTTCTGCGATATGGAAATGCCCCGCATGAACGGGATGGAACTGTTGGAACGGATGTACCACGATGAGTATCTCTCGGATTTACCCATCGCGATGTTAACGTCCCGGACGGCGGAGAAGATGAAACGCAAGGCGGCGGATTTAGGGGCCCGAGGCTATTTCACGAAACCCTATCTCGAAGAAGTGCTGTTGGATGCAGCGGCGCGAATGCTGAATGGGGAGGTGTTGATGAGTGCGTCGGAACCAGTGGGGAGTAGTGAGTAA
- the pdxA gene encoding 4-hydroxythreonine-4-phosphate dehydrogenase PdxA gives MSLPRLALTLGDPAGIGPEIVLKTLADAHCPRCDITVVGSRRVLQDTYKRLQRTCEVTGWRDRCQPLQDPDGLTLIDIDTDPATPGEGTAATGDASFAYLKEAIARTQAGEFEGIVTSPIAKSLWHQAGHFYPGQTECLAQKANCDRFGMMFVGRSPHTGWTLRSLLATTHIPLKDVPQALTPNLLTQKLDLLVESLQRDFGIAAPDIAIAGLNPHSGEAGDLGREEVECLQPWLEEERRKRPGIKLRGLTPPDTLWVNPGRAWFERADVPVSDAYLALYHDQGLIPVKLMAFDLAVNTTIGLPFIRTSPDHGTAFDIAGKGIASTTSTLAAIALAQDLALRRQRLNIH, from the coding sequence ATGTCACTGCCCCGCCTTGCCCTCACCCTTGGAGATCCCGCTGGAATTGGCCCAGAAATTGTCCTCAAGACCCTAGCAGACGCTCATTGTCCAAGGTGTGACATTACGGTGGTGGGCAGTCGTCGGGTGCTACAAGATACCTATAAACGCCTGCAACGGACTTGTGAAGTGACCGGTTGGCGCGATCGCTGTCAGCCCCTCCAAGATCCTGATGGTCTAACTCTCATTGATATTGACACAGACCCGGCGACTCCAGGAGAGGGAACCGCCGCCACCGGGGATGCCAGTTTTGCCTATCTTAAAGAGGCCATCGCCCGCACCCAAGCGGGAGAATTTGAGGGAATTGTCACCTCTCCCATTGCCAAATCCCTCTGGCATCAGGCGGGCCATTTCTATCCCGGCCAGACGGAGTGTTTGGCCCAGAAGGCGAATTGCGATCGCTTTGGCATGATGTTTGTGGGGCGATCGCCCCATACAGGCTGGACTCTACGCTCCCTACTCGCCACCACCCATATTCCCCTAAAAGATGTTCCCCAAGCCCTGACCCCGAATCTCCTAACTCAGAAGTTAGATTTACTGGTGGAGTCTCTACAACGGGATTTCGGCATTGCTGCCCCCGATATTGCCATCGCGGGTCTGAACCCCCACAGTGGGGAGGCGGGAGATTTAGGCCGGGAGGAAGTGGAGTGCTTACAACCCTGGTTAGAGGAGGAACGGCGCAAACGTCCTGGGATTAAGTTACGGGGACTCACTCCCCCCGATACCCTCTGGGTGAACCCTGGACGGGCCTGGTTTGAACGGGCTGATGTGCCCGTCTCCGATGCCTATTTAGCCCTTTATCATGACCAAGGTCTCATCCCGGTGAAGCTGATGGCCTTCGACTTAGCGGTCAATACCACCATTGGCCTACCCTTTATCCGCACCTCCCCTGACCACGGAACCGCCTTTGATATTGCGGGTAAGGGGATTGCCAGTACCACCAGCACCCTGGCGGCGATCGCCCTGGCTCAAGACCTGGCCCTGCGACGACAACGCCTTAACATCCATTAA
- a CDS encoding SDR family oxidoreductase — MSLLIVGATGTLGRQIARQAIDEGYSVRCLVRSFNRASFLRKWGAELVRGDLCDPSTLPPALEGITHVIDAATVRITDSLSIKEVDWDGKVALIQAARQAGVERFVFCSILNNHQYPDVPLMEIKRCTERFLAESGLNYTVLQLAGFMQGLIGQYAIPILDNQPVWITGKAAPIAYANTQDIAKFAVKALSLPETANQTYPVVGTRAWSADDIIQLCERLSGRTARITRAPLGLLRTVRRAARFFQWGWNVADRLYFAEVLASGNPLMAEMDEVYPVFDINPNEMTTLEAYLQEYHSRIMKKLKEIEYEQEKTKARKKRQRSPFKSSD, encoded by the coding sequence ATGAGCCTATTAATTGTTGGTGCCACCGGTACCCTAGGAAGACAAATTGCCCGTCAAGCGATCGACGAAGGATATTCGGTCCGCTGTCTTGTCCGCAGTTTCAACCGAGCCTCATTTCTGAGAAAATGGGGTGCAGAACTGGTCCGTGGGGATCTCTGCGATCCAAGCACCCTCCCTCCCGCCTTAGAGGGCATCACCCATGTCATTGATGCGGCCACCGTGCGCATTACGGACTCGCTGAGTATTAAAGAAGTAGATTGGGATGGCAAAGTTGCCCTAATCCAAGCGGCCCGCCAAGCCGGGGTGGAGCGGTTTGTCTTCTGTTCTATTCTCAACAACCACCAGTATCCTGACGTGCCGCTGATGGAAATCAAACGCTGTACTGAGCGATTTCTGGCCGAGTCAGGACTCAACTACACCGTCTTACAACTGGCCGGCTTTATGCAGGGGCTAATTGGCCAATATGCCATCCCCATCCTAGACAACCAACCGGTTTGGATTACGGGAAAAGCGGCCCCCATCGCCTACGCCAACACCCAGGATATTGCCAAATTTGCTGTGAAGGCCCTCAGCCTTCCTGAAACCGCCAATCAGACCTATCCCGTTGTGGGAACTCGGGCCTGGAGTGCTGACGATATTATCCAACTTTGTGAACGGCTCTCGGGCCGTACCGCCCGCATTACCCGGGCCCCTCTCGGGTTATTACGCACCGTGCGCCGGGCGGCCCGCTTCTTCCAATGGGGCTGGAACGTGGCCGATCGCCTTTATTTTGCCGAAGTGCTGGCCTCGGGGAATCCCCTCATGGCCGAGATGGATGAGGTCTATCCCGTCTTTGATATCAATCCCAACGAGATGACCACCCTAGAAGCCTACTTGCAAGAGTATCACAGTCGTATTATGAAGAAACTCAAAGAAATTGAGTACGAACAAGAAAAAACCAAAGCACGCAAGAAACGGCAGCGATCGCCCTTCAAATCCTCAGATTAG
- a CDS encoding ArsR/SmtB family transcription factor — MDESQPTPDSQTPHCSVRHPVNLSEVRSRRSQLLDVDKAQRMAAFFSCLGDPNRLRILSVLSQGDQCVCDLAAVVNMSESAVSHQLRTLRAHRIVGYRRQGRNVFYYLQDDHVATLYHEIAEHLDEPEDS; from the coding sequence ATGGATGAATCTCAGCCTACCCCCGACTCTCAGACTCCCCATTGTTCAGTTCGCCATCCGGTGAACCTGAGCGAGGTGCGATCGCGGCGATCGCAGCTGCTCGATGTGGACAAAGCCCAACGGATGGCCGCCTTCTTTAGTTGTCTCGGCGACCCAAATCGGTTGCGTATCCTCTCCGTCCTATCCCAGGGCGATCAATGCGTCTGTGACCTGGCGGCCGTGGTCAACATGAGCGAGTCAGCGGTCTCCCATCAACTTCGCACCCTCCGCGCCCATCGTATTGTGGGCTACCGACGGCAGGGGCGCAATGTGTTCTACTATCTCCAAGACGACCATGTGGCAACCCTCTATCATGAGATTGCCGAACATCTCGACGAACCCGAGGATTCGTGA
- a CDS encoding NAD(P)/FAD-dependent oxidoreductase, whose protein sequence is MVYDVLIIGGGVIGCTIARELSRYAITTALIEKEGEVGFGTSKANSGIIHGGHHGPPETLKGQLEWEGNQQWDTLCDELGFGFKRIGELTVAMAEDQLPTLEKLQDYGNRKGVPGLELWDRDRIQAEEPHISQEAIAALYAPTTGVINPYEACFGLAKNAALNGVEIKCDRPVTGIRQEGETWIVETPQETFQGRFILNAAGLYADKIAEMAGVRTFRIRPRKGEEYLLDKRLQGFIKRVIFPCPTAVSKGILVIPTYDGTLMVGPTAEYVDSKEDLTTTAAGGQNVFSHVTQVVPGISARDCIAEFAGLRAVTDSEDFIIGPTAKPGFINVAGIQSPGLTAAPAIATLLVDILGDEGLSLNPKDDFIPTIPKPIHFASLSTEEQIKLADQDPSYGRIVCRCEFISEGEIRDAIRRGARTLDGIKFRTRAGMGRCQGGFCTGRCMELIRDELGIPLTAITKRGGDSWVARPRHEEVSQSC, encoded by the coding sequence ATGGTTTACGACGTACTGATTATTGGCGGCGGCGTGATTGGCTGTACCATTGCCCGAGAACTGAGTCGCTATGCCATTACCACCGCCCTAATCGAGAAAGAAGGGGAAGTGGGCTTTGGAACCAGCAAAGCCAATAGCGGCATCATTCACGGCGGTCATCACGGTCCCCCGGAAACACTCAAAGGACAACTCGAATGGGAGGGAAACCAACAGTGGGATACCCTCTGCGATGAACTTGGATTTGGCTTTAAACGCATTGGTGAACTCACCGTTGCCATGGCCGAAGACCAACTCCCCACCCTAGAAAAACTCCAGGATTATGGAAACCGCAAAGGGGTTCCCGGCTTAGAACTCTGGGATCGCGATCGCATCCAAGCCGAAGAACCCCACATTAGCCAGGAGGCGATCGCCGCCCTCTACGCCCCCACCACCGGAGTCATCAACCCCTACGAAGCCTGTTTCGGCCTGGCAAAAAACGCCGCCTTAAATGGAGTGGAGATCAAGTGCGATCGCCCCGTCACTGGTATTCGCCAAGAGGGAGAGACCTGGATTGTAGAAACCCCCCAAGAGACCTTTCAGGGGCGCTTTATCCTCAACGCCGCCGGACTCTACGCCGACAAAATCGCCGAGATGGCTGGAGTCAGAACCTTCCGCATTCGTCCCCGTAAAGGGGAAGAATACCTCCTCGACAAACGGCTGCAAGGCTTCATCAAACGCGTCATCTTTCCCTGTCCCACCGCCGTCTCCAAAGGCATCCTAGTGATTCCTACCTACGACGGAACCCTGATGGTGGGGCCCACCGCCGAGTATGTCGACAGCAAAGAAGACCTCACCACCACCGCCGCCGGTGGCCAAAACGTCTTTAGCCATGTCACCCAGGTCGTTCCCGGTATTAGTGCCCGAGATTGCATCGCCGAATTTGCCGGCTTGCGGGCCGTCACCGACAGCGAAGACTTCATCATCGGCCCCACCGCCAAACCCGGATTCATTAACGTTGCCGGGATTCAATCCCCCGGACTGACCGCGGCCCCGGCGATCGCCACCCTCCTGGTCGATATACTCGGAGATGAAGGCTTATCCCTCAACCCCAAAGACGACTTCATCCCCACCATCCCCAAACCCATCCATTTCGCCAGCCTCTCGACTGAAGAACAAATCAAATTAGCAGACCAAGACCCCAGTTATGGGCGGATCGTTTGTCGCTGCGAGTTCATCAGCGAAGGGGAAATCCGGGATGCCATTCGTCGCGGGGCCCGTACCCTCGATGGCATCAAATTCCGCACCCGGGCTGGAATGGGGCGCTGTCAGGGGGGCTTCTGTACCGGCCGCTGCATGGAACTAATCCGCGACGAACTCGGCATTCCCCTAACGGCCATTACCAAACGAGGGGGTGACTCCTGGGTGGCCCGTCCACGACATGAAGAGGTTTCCCAATCATGCTAA
- a CDS encoding NAD(P)/FAD-dependent oxidoreductase encodes MLITNPKHLKPDYDVVVVGGGPAGMGAAIGAKESGAERVLVVDREKEAGGVLLQCIHPGFGLHHFKEELTGPEYAQRYLEQVLDQDIDLATDSYVLDLDRDNRVKLMSGQAGVNVLSSKAVVLAMGARERTRGAIRTPGTRVSGVLTAGLAQRFVNMMGLLPGNRAVILGSGDIGLIMARRLTLEGVEVVGVYEIMPHANGLNRNIVQCLHDFDIPLHLSTTVVDIHGGDRLEAVTVAPVDGFTPDMSRSQRIPCDTLLLSIGLIPDNELARQLNLRFDPVTSGPLVASTMETSKDGVFACGNTVHIHDLVDFVSQESELAGRNAGLYARGQQPPPDNIRLIPGENVAYCVPQTISSDRDHTVYMRVRQPMENCLLRLGDVYEKKIRFVLPAEMVNIKVRPKFLQQFHGDSLRVDIAPQQ; translated from the coding sequence ATGCTAATTACCAATCCCAAACACCTCAAACCCGATTATGATGTGGTCGTCGTCGGTGGTGGCCCCGCTGGTATGGGGGCGGCGATCGGGGCCAAGGAAAGCGGCGCCGAACGAGTCCTGGTGGTCGATCGCGAAAAAGAAGCGGGAGGGGTTCTGTTGCAATGTATCCATCCCGGCTTTGGCCTACATCATTTCAAAGAAGAACTCACCGGCCCCGAATATGCCCAACGCTATCTCGAACAGGTTTTAGACCAAGATATTGACCTGGCCACTGATAGCTATGTCCTGGATTTAGATCGAGACAACCGCGTCAAACTCATGTCCGGCCAAGCTGGGGTGAATGTTCTGTCGAGTAAAGCCGTGGTGTTGGCCATGGGGGCGCGAGAACGAACCCGAGGGGCCATCCGCACCCCAGGAACCCGCGTCTCCGGGGTTCTCACGGCGGGTTTAGCCCAACGCTTTGTCAACATGATGGGTTTATTGCCGGGGAACCGGGCCGTCATTCTTGGATCTGGGGATATCGGCTTGATTATGGCCCGACGGCTGACCCTAGAAGGGGTTGAAGTGGTGGGCGTGTATGAAATTATGCCCCATGCCAACGGCTTGAACCGCAATATCGTTCAATGTCTCCATGACTTCGATATTCCCCTACATTTGTCCACCACCGTTGTAGATATCCATGGGGGCGATCGCCTCGAAGCCGTCACCGTCGCCCCCGTGGATGGTTTTACCCCCGATATGAGTCGCAGTCAGCGGATTCCCTGTGACACCCTGCTGCTGTCCATCGGTCTGATTCCCGACAACGAATTAGCCCGTCAGTTAAACCTACGCTTCGACCCCGTGACCAGCGGCCCCCTAGTGGCCAGTACCATGGAAACCAGCAAAGATGGGGTGTTCGCCTGTGGCAATACGGTTCATATTCACGACTTAGTGGATTTCGTCAGTCAGGAGTCGGAACTGGCCGGACGCAACGCCGGACTCTACGCCCGGGGCCAACAGCCGCCCCCCGATAATATTCGGCTAATTCCCGGAGAGAATGTGGCCTACTGTGTTCCCCAAACTATTTCGAGCGATCGCGACCACACGGTTTATATGCGAGTTCGTCAACCCATGGAGAATTGTCTGTTACGTCTTGGAGATGTGTACGAGAAGAAAATCCGTTTTGTTCTCCCCGCCGAAATGGTCAACATCAAAGTACGGCCCAAGTTTTTACAACAGTTCCATGGGGACAGTCTACGAGTTGACATTGCGCCCCAACAGTAA
- a CDS encoding cytochrome b6-f complex subunit PetM translates to MSGEIFNAAILSSTLILLGLSLGFLLLKIEGGEEA, encoded by the coding sequence ATGAGCGGAGAAATTTTTAACGCAGCGATTCTCTCGTCCACCCTCATTTTACTGGGTCTGAGTCTAGGGTTCCTCCTCCTGAAAATTGAAGGGGGCGAAGAGGCTTAA
- a CDS encoding DUF1667 domain-containing protein, whose translation MTTATQQPETTHYLCIGCPMGCRLEVDDIEGEVVEVRGNSCRRGDAYGRQEHVAPKRMVTTTVRVENGRWARLPVKTRDAIPKELMGALCDALHTLTLQAPISMGDVVLGNALDTGVDVVASRDMPVE comes from the coding sequence ATGACCACAGCAACACAACAACCTGAAACCACCCATTATCTCTGTATTGGCTGTCCCATGGGCTGTCGCCTAGAGGTGGATGATATCGAGGGGGAAGTGGTAGAAGTTCGAGGCAATAGCTGTCGTCGCGGCGATGCCTATGGCCGCCAAGAACACGTCGCCCCCAAACGCATGGTGACCACCACTGTGCGCGTCGAGAATGGCCGCTGGGCCCGGCTACCGGTGAAAACCCGCGATGCTATTCCCAAGGAGTTAATGGGAGCTCTCTGTGATGCCCTCCATACCCTAACCCTTCAAGCCCCAATTTCCATGGGCGATGTGGTTTTAGGGAATGCCCTCGATACCGGGGTCGACGTGGTCGCCTCACGGGATATGCCCGTGGAGTGA